The following are encoded in a window of Geobacter metallireducens GS-15 genomic DNA:
- a CDS encoding CheR family methyltransferase, whose translation MFTLEPEIPLSDEEFRLIRDLIYNHCGLYFDSDATYLLEKRLSKRLQFHHFAGFRDYYHFLKYNRNRDQELSDIMDLLTTNETYFFREAFQLKAFTDEIIPALRAMKMKSGDRTLRIWSAGCSSGEEPYTIAMLLLEMGGFAGWQVEIIGTDICQRVIQQARKGLYGKSSFRVTDDSYIRRYFTEQDGMYRVNDKVRELVTISHLNLLDANRIALLGCMDVIYCRNVIIYFDQLARRKVIDSFYRTLHEGGYLLLGHSESLMNISTAFTLKHFKNDMVYQKPFPGGAGGGL comes from the coding sequence ATGTTCACCCTGGAACCGGAAATACCGCTATCCGATGAGGAGTTCCGCCTGATTCGGGATCTCATCTACAATCATTGTGGCCTCTACTTTGATAGCGATGCAACCTACCTGCTGGAAAAGCGCCTCTCCAAGCGTCTGCAGTTTCACCATTTCGCAGGGTTCAGGGACTACTACCACTTCCTCAAGTATAACCGGAACAGGGACCAGGAACTCTCGGATATCATGGATCTCCTCACCACCAACGAGACCTACTTCTTCCGCGAGGCGTTCCAGCTCAAGGCGTTTACCGACGAGATCATTCCCGCTCTGCGCGCGATGAAAATGAAGAGCGGCGACCGGACGCTCCGCATCTGGAGCGCCGGCTGCTCCAGCGGTGAAGAGCCTTACACAATCGCCATGCTCCTTCTGGAAATGGGCGGTTTCGCCGGCTGGCAGGTGGAAATTATCGGCACCGACATCTGTCAGCGGGTGATTCAGCAGGCCCGCAAGGGTCTCTACGGCAAGTCTTCCTTCCGGGTGACCGACGACAGCTACATCCGTCGCTACTTCACCGAACAGGACGGAATGTACCGGGTGAACGACAAGGTGAGGGAACTGGTCACCATAAGCCACCTGAACCTCCTCGACGCGAACCGCATCGCGCTGCTGGGCTGCATGGACGTGATATACTGCCGCAACGTCATCATCTACTTCGACCAGCTGGCACGGCGGAAGGTGATTGACTCCTTTTACCGGACCCTGCACGAAGGGGGATATCTCCTCCTGGGTCACTCCGAATCGCTCATGAATATCTCCACGGCCTTCACCCTTAAACACTTCAAGAACGACATGGTCTACCAGAAGCCCTTCCCGGGCGGGGCAGGGGGTGGATTATGA
- a CDS encoding HEAT repeat domain-containing protein, with the protein MGDLEHIRTQLTGADDEERRQAVIGLGRHPLARSRELFFSAMGDGSWRVRKEAVNTLLTVPLDDSTLNGLIGLLASSDNAGLRNSAVEALERLESRSVPLLLDHLKDPDHDVRKFVADILGSIGDRSSIPSLVEALQDPDANVSAAAAENLGKIGDPRAVAPLVEALATGDVWFRFSVLGALTRIGEPVPIPVFAPLVADPLLKRPVIECLGAVGDRDAVPVILEGLQDRVRAVREAAACALARLRGRLPAVYAREVDDHLTGFRGKPCVDDLIASLDTTDRQVRESLVGILALIGDERAALPLLEGCRDERLRRTCLQGFRIMGEGGMAALLAAFSKADDEEKTFIIYLWGEMGFGGAAPYLGEAMASNRYSVRNAAVVAAGKIGLTGLLDQIRVLLDDSEQDVRKGAVDALVRLAPTGREKVAAIARTLSTSPNPDNRQDAARIFAALADPERLALLVKDESPLVRRSAVTALAGLRLPECLGNLVMALVDEDPDVRIAAATGLGEMQGEGSVDSLILSLNDEDPWVRCAALRSLGKMGGERALDAIEDLLGKADGVVLITALEALAGLGDDRALLLVRRGLESSDEEVVKSAIDILSRSGSSWIDEYRDSLLRHPHWDVRCATARAMAHLLGEGAAEHLRKALEAEQDELVRGELRDLLGRWR; encoded by the coding sequence GTGGGCGATCTTGAACACATACGTACTCAACTTACTGGTGCCGACGACGAGGAGCGTCGACAGGCCGTCATCGGCCTGGGTCGCCATCCTCTCGCCAGGAGTCGTGAACTCTTTTTTTCAGCCATGGGGGACGGGAGCTGGCGGGTACGCAAGGAGGCGGTCAACACGCTTCTCACCGTGCCCCTTGATGACTCAACCCTGAACGGGCTCATCGGCCTGCTTGCATCCTCCGACAACGCCGGGCTCCGGAACTCGGCGGTGGAGGCCCTGGAGCGCCTGGAATCCCGGAGTGTGCCGCTTCTCCTTGACCACCTCAAAGACCCTGATCATGACGTACGGAAATTTGTCGCCGACATCCTCGGCAGCATCGGCGACCGTTCATCCATCCCATCCCTCGTGGAAGCACTGCAGGATCCCGATGCCAACGTTTCTGCCGCAGCGGCGGAGAATCTCGGCAAGATCGGCGACCCTCGCGCGGTTGCGCCTCTGGTTGAGGCCCTGGCAACGGGTGATGTCTGGTTCCGCTTTTCGGTTCTCGGCGCCCTTACCCGGATTGGGGAACCGGTTCCCATCCCGGTGTTTGCTCCCCTTGTAGCGGATCCTCTCCTGAAGCGTCCCGTCATAGAGTGCCTTGGCGCAGTGGGAGACCGTGATGCCGTACCTGTAATCCTGGAGGGGCTCCAGGACCGTGTCCGGGCAGTCCGTGAAGCGGCGGCCTGCGCCCTGGCGCGCCTCAGGGGGAGACTCCCCGCGGTGTACGCACGGGAGGTTGATGACCATCTCACGGGTTTCAGGGGGAAACCGTGCGTGGATGATCTCATCGCATCCCTTGATACCACCGATCGGCAGGTGAGAGAGTCACTTGTGGGGATTCTGGCGCTTATCGGTGATGAGCGTGCGGCCCTGCCCCTTCTGGAGGGATGCCGCGACGAGCGGCTTCGGCGCACGTGTCTCCAGGGTTTCCGGATTATGGGAGAGGGTGGGATGGCCGCATTGCTTGCAGCTTTCTCCAAAGCCGATGATGAGGAAAAAACCTTCATCATTTATCTGTGGGGAGAAATGGGCTTTGGTGGTGCGGCGCCGTATCTTGGCGAGGCCATGGCGAGTAACCGGTACTCGGTCCGCAATGCCGCTGTGGTGGCTGCAGGTAAGATCGGCCTTACCGGGTTGCTGGATCAGATTCGAGTGCTGCTTGACGACAGCGAGCAAGACGTGCGCAAGGGGGCCGTGGATGCTCTTGTGCGTCTTGCCCCCACCGGCCGGGAGAAGGTGGCTGCCATCGCCAGGACTCTTTCCACGTCGCCCAACCCCGATAACCGACAGGATGCCGCGCGGATATTCGCGGCTCTGGCCGATCCGGAGCGCCTTGCCCTTCTGGTGAAGGATGAGAGCCCCCTTGTGAGGCGTAGTGCTGTGACCGCTCTTGCGGGCCTGCGCCTTCCCGAATGCCTCGGGAACCTGGTCATGGCGCTGGTGGACGAGGACCCTGATGTGCGGATCGCCGCCGCTACGGGACTCGGTGAGATGCAGGGTGAGGGGAGCGTGGACTCTCTGATCCTTTCGCTCAACGATGAAGATCCGTGGGTCCGCTGCGCTGCCCTCAGGAGCCTCGGCAAGATGGGCGGCGAGCGGGCGCTTGATGCCATCGAGGATCTGTTGGGCAAGGCGGATGGGGTCGTGCTTATCACTGCGCTCGAAGCCTTGGCCGGTCTTGGGGACGACCGGGCACTTCTGCTCGTGAGAAGGGGCCTTGAGAGCAGTGACGAGGAGGTGGTGAAATCTGCCATCGACATCCTCTCCCGCAGCGGTTCCTCCTGGATTGACGAGTACCGGGACAGCCTTCTCCGACACCCCCACTGGGACGTGCGGTGTGCCACTGCCCGTGCCATGGCGCATCTTCTCGGCGAGGGAGCGGCCGAGCACCTGCGCAAGGCTCTGGAAGCCGAGCAGGACGAACTCGTACGGGGTGAGCTCCGGGACCTTCTCGGAAGGTGGCGGTAA
- a CDS encoding response regulator transcription factor has product MTKKKILIVEDEESLLKLESILLTSRGYEVVGATDGVAALEQVGLTRPDLVILDIMLPEIDGFEVCRRIKQNPETAHTPVVMLTAKKSEQDCARGMAAGASAYVTKPFKSAKIIEIIQDLLSP; this is encoded by the coding sequence ATGACGAAGAAAAAAATTCTGATCGTCGAGGATGAGGAAAGCCTTCTCAAGCTTGAAAGCATTCTCCTCACGTCCAGGGGGTATGAAGTGGTGGGTGCCACCGACGGGGTGGCCGCCCTTGAACAGGTCGGCTTGACCAGGCCCGATCTGGTCATCCTCGACATCATGCTTCCGGAGATAGATGGCTTTGAGGTCTGCCGGCGCATCAAGCAGAATCCCGAAACGGCACACACTCCCGTCGTGATGCTTACGGCCAAGAAGAGCGAGCAGGACTGCGCGCGAGGGATGGCGGCGGGCGCGTCGGCCTACGTCACCAAACCGTTCAAGTCGGCAAAGATCATTGAGATAATTCAGGATCTCCTCTCTCCTTAA
- a CDS encoding chemotaxis protein CheW, translating into METDIQEIQLACFRLGDANFAADIMRIKEILKPQHLTKLPRTPSFVEGVINLRGTVIPVMDLRKRFELPERAPLEESRLLVVTVSRQLVGLVVDDVTEVVTVQAHDIKPPPHVAEGISTEYLIGVCLVRDSLIMLLNLDTILNSRETSALAGFSRASGATPAR; encoded by the coding sequence ATGGAAACCGACATCCAGGAAATTCAGCTTGCCTGTTTCCGTCTGGGTGATGCGAATTTTGCCGCTGACATCATGAGGATCAAGGAAATCCTCAAGCCTCAGCACCTGACGAAGCTACCCAGGACACCGTCCTTTGTGGAAGGGGTAATCAATCTTCGCGGCACGGTCATTCCGGTTATGGATCTGCGCAAGCGGTTCGAGCTTCCTGAACGCGCTCCGCTGGAGGAATCACGGCTTTTGGTGGTAACCGTGTCCCGCCAACTCGTGGGGCTCGTCGTGGACGACGTCACCGAGGTCGTTACGGTCCAAGCCCATGACATCAAGCCCCCTCCCCATGTGGCCGAGGGGATCAGCACCGAGTACCTGATCGGCGTCTGTCTTGTCCGCGACAGCCTCATCATGCTTCTCAATCTTGACACTATTCTGAACAGCCGTGAAACATCGGCTCTCGCCGGCTTCTCACGGGCATCGGGCGCAACTCCCGCCCGATAA